GTGGACGTCGTGGTCTTCTCCGAGCCGGAGGACTACCTCCCCCGCGACGCCTGGTTCGGGCAGTTCCGCGGCCGCCGGCTCGAGCGCGAGCTGTCGGTCAAGCGCGGCATCCACGGCATCACGGGAGCGACCCTTTCCGCCCAGGCGGCGACCGACGCCGCGCGACGGATCCTCGCGGTCCACCAGGCGCTCGCCGAGTCGCCGGGGACGGCCCGGTGAACCCCTTCGAGCGCTGGATGCTCTGGGGGTCGACGACGGTCGTCGGCCTTTCGGGGTTCGCGTTCCTCTGGCTCAAGCACGTCGCGGCCCCCGCGGACCCGTACGCGATCGTGAACCACCCGTGGCAGCCGTTCTTCCTGAAGCTGCACATCCTCTCCGCCCCGGTGCTCGTCTTCGCGGTGGGCGTCGTGTTCCTCCGGCACATCTGGCGGCAGTTCCGCTCCGGCCGCCCGGGAGGCCGTCGCACGGGCCTCACGGTGTTCGCCGTGATGGTGCCGATGGTCGCGTCCGGGTATCTGCTCCAGACCGTCGCCTCCCGCGACGCGCTGCGCTGGCTCGCCTGGATCCACATCGGCACCAGCACGGCGTACGTCCTCGCCATCGGGGGCCACCAGCTGCGCACCCTCGTCGTCGAGTCGGCCGCGCGCCGGGCGCGCGCCGCGTCCCGCCCGGCGGCCGAGGGCGAGCCCGCGGCCTGATACCATCCCGCGCGTGCCGGTCGTCGCGCGCCTGTGGTCCCACGCCCGTCCCTACCGTCGGGAGTTCGGCTTCGGTTTCGCGCTCCTTCTGCTCACCAACGCGCTGGCCATGGGCGTTCCCTGGGTGCTGCGCGAGGCGGTACGCGCGCTCGAGGCCGGAACGACGCTCCCGGCGCTGGGCGGGTTCGCCCTCCTCATGGGTGCGCTCGCCGTCGCGCAGGCGTGGGTCCGCACCGCCTCCCGGTTGCGCATTCTCGGGGCCTCCCGGAAGATCGCGTTCGACCTGAGGGAACGTTTCTTCGCCAGGCTCCTGGTCCTGCCCGCGTCGTGGTACGACCGGCAACGCACGGGCGACGTCATGTCCCGGGCGGTGAACGACGTGCAGCTGCTGCAGTCGTTGTACGGCCCGGGAGCGATGAACCTGCTGAACACCGCGATCGTGTACGTCGGCGCGCTCGCCGTCATGCTGGTGCTCGACCCCGTGCTCACGGCGGCCTCGCTGTCGCTGTTCCCGGCGCTCTACTACGGCGTGAACCGGCTCTCCAGGGGAGTGTACGCGCGCTCGATCGCCGTCCAGGAACAGCTCGGCCACCTGTCCAACCGCGCGCAGGAAAACCTCTCCGGCGCCGCGCAGGTCCGGATCTACGCCCAGGAGGAGCGCGAGATCGCCGCGTTCCGCCGGGCCTCCGCGGAGTTCCGCGACCGCACGCTCGCGCTGGCACGCCGCCGCGGGCTGATGATCGCGATGATCGGCGTCTTCTCCGGGTGCGGCACGCTGCTCGTGCTCGTCGTCGGCGGACTGCGCGTGATCCGCGGCGACATCGCCTTCGCGGACTTCGTCGCCTTCAACGCCTACCTCGGCATCCTGGCCTGGCCCACGGTCGCGCTCGGCTGGATCGTGAACGTGTTCCAGCGCGGCGCGGGGGCGCTCGAGCGCATCGAGCAGGTCCTCTCGGCGGAGACGGAGATCCCGGCCGGGGCCGACGAAGGCGGCCCCGGCCTCGACGGGGACCTCGAGATCCGGAACCTCACCTTCACCTATCCGGGGGCGACCTCCGCCGCCCTGCGGAACGTGAACCTGACGGTCCGCCGCGGGGCGCGCGTCGCGCTCGTCGGGCCGGTGGGCTCCGGGAAGTCCACGCTCGCCGGTCTCGTCGCCCGCGCCTACGCGGCGCCGCCGGGGACGATCCGGATCGGCGGCACCGACGTGACGACGGTTCCCGCGGCGCGCGTGCGGCGAAGCGTCGGGCTCGTTCCGCAGGAGGCGTTCCTGTTCTCGAAGTCGCTCCGCGAGAACGTGGCGCTGGGGCGGCCGGACGCGCCGGACGACGAGCTGTTCCGCGCCGTCGGGCTCGCGCGTCTCGACGCGGACCTGCCC
The Candidatus Polarisedimenticolaceae bacterium DNA segment above includes these coding regions:
- a CDS encoding ABC transporter ATP-binding protein: MPVVARLWSHARPYRREFGFGFALLLLTNALAMGVPWVLREAVRALEAGTTLPALGGFALLMGALAVAQAWVRTASRLRILGASRKIAFDLRERFFARLLVLPASWYDRQRTGDVMSRAVNDVQLLQSLYGPGAMNLLNTAIVYVGALAVMLVLDPVLTAASLSLFPALYYGVNRLSRGVYARSIAVQEQLGHLSNRAQENLSGAAQVRIYAQEEREIAAFRRASAEFRDRTLALARRRGLMIAMIGVFSGCGTLLVLVVGGLRVIRGDIAFADFVAFNAYLGILAWPTVALGWIVNVFQRGAGALERIEQVLSAETEIPAGADEGGPGLDGDLEIRNLTFTYPGATSAALRNVNLTVRRGARVALVGPVGSGKSTLAGLVARAYAAPPGTIRIGGTDVTTVPAARVRRSVGLVPQEAFLFSKSLRENVALGRPDAPDDELFRAVGLARLDADLPALPRGLDTVVGERGHTLSGGQRQRATIARAIVPGPGLYVLDDALSAVDADTERAILDGLRDGLRDATLLLISHRVATLAAMDRIVVLDGGRVVEDGTHDALLARDGLYARLFRTSLLESRLDGA